The Erwinia amylovora sequence TAAGGAGGCGGTGACCACGGCTTATATGGCGCGCGAGCTGTTTAATACCCGCTGGATAAAACTGGAGGTGATCGGTCATGCCGACACGCTGCAACCTGATCCATTTGCCCTGGTGGAAGCGGCACGCATTCTCTGCGCCGACGGGTTTCAGGTCTTCCCTTACACCACCGAAGACCTGATCCTCGGCGAAAAGCTGCTTGAGGCGGGCTGTAAACTGCTGATGCCGTGGGGCGCGCCGATTGGCTCCGGGCAGGGGCTGCGCAATATTGAGGGGCTGCGTTCCATGCGTTCATGGTTTAAAGATATTCCGCTGATTATTGACGCGGGGATCGGTGCGCCAAGTCAGGCCGCACAGGCGATGGAGATGGGTTTTGATGGCATCCTGCTGAATACCGCCGTGGCCAGGGCACAGGACCCGTTAGGCATGGCGCAGGCGTTTGCCTCAGCCATTCGCGCGGGTTATGACGCACGCAGCGCGGGGTTGATTGAGCGGCGGGATATGGCGACAGCCTCAACGCCGATCTTTGGTATGGCGCAGTTTAGCTAACAGGAGTCGAAAACC is a genomic window containing:
- a CDS encoding thiazole synthase; amino-acid sequence: MFYDFVPQSRFLLGTAGYPSPQILQQAIEASGSEIITVSLRREGSQGGAFRALLTQLNKRVLPNTAGCHTVKEAVTTAYMARELFNTRWIKLEVIGHADTLQPDPFALVEAARILCADGFQVFPYTTEDLILGEKLLEAGCKLLMPWGAPIGSGQGLRNIEGLRSMRSWFKDIPLIIDAGIGAPSQAAQAMEMGFDGILLNTAVARAQDPLGMAQAFASAIRAGYDARSAGLIERRDMATASTPIFGMAQFS